A genomic segment from Gemmatimonas sp. encodes:
- a CDS encoding FmdB family zinc ribbon protein: MPMFDFVCTACQQHFEALVRGSTPPACPACGSTALEKQMALPSIKTSSTHGQAMHAAKRRDAAQGKDRMHEQRKYELSHDD, from the coding sequence ATGCCTATGTTCGACTTTGTGTGCACAGCCTGTCAACAGCATTTCGAAGCGTTGGTGCGCGGTAGTACGCCGCCCGCCTGCCCGGCCTGTGGCAGCACCGCCCTCGAAAAGCAGATGGCCCTGCCCTCGATCAAGACCTCGTCCACGCACGGTCAGGCCATGCACGCCGCCAAGCGACGGGACGCCGCGCAGGGCAAGGATCGCATGCACGAGCAACGTAAATACGAACTGAGCCACGACGACTGA
- a CDS encoding RidA family protein has translation MHRSFVFASTAAIAASLSTTLLAGSALAQAAASQPAAVRQQVIPAGQSASPTLTPGIRVGNMLFASGQLGMSRTAPDTTIQGQTRLALENTKKVFEAAGTTLANATKCTVFLTDVKDFGGMNSVYREFFPVAPPARSTVVVAALVSTGAKVEIECAGVIP, from the coding sequence ATGCATCGTTCGTTCGTTTTCGCTTCCACGGCCGCCATCGCGGCGTCGCTTTCTACTACGCTGCTCGCCGGTTCGGCGCTGGCGCAAGCTGCTGCATCACAACCGGCCGCTGTCCGGCAGCAGGTGATTCCGGCAGGACAGAGTGCGTCTCCTACGCTCACCCCGGGCATCCGCGTGGGCAATATGCTGTTCGCGTCGGGCCAGCTGGGTATGAGCCGCACGGCGCCCGACACCACGATTCAGGGGCAAACGCGCCTGGCGCTGGAGAACACCAAGAAGGTGTTCGAAGCTGCCGGCACCACACTCGCCAACGCTACGAAGTGTACCGTGTTCCTCACCGACGTGAAGGATTTCGGCGGCATGAATTCGGTGTATCGTGAATTCTTCCCGGTCGCGCCGCCAGCCCGCTCCACGGTGGTCGTGGCCGCGCTCGTGTCGACCGGTGCCAAGGTCGAGATCGAGTGCGCGGGCGTGATCCCCTGA
- a CDS encoding Uma2 family endonuclease, which yields MPALVADWTIDMLDALPEDGQRYELIDGVLHVTPSPNEGHEDVARELSYRLSAYFVNSDVGKVMISPSDVWRGERNRNRVQPDVFVVKRVNGKRAPYPYHLRDLLLAVEVVSPSNPLLDYQIKRDLYLREGVGEYWVVHPEARNISRWSGAADPGEVLSTTLRWQPQGMAESFVLDLPSFFEHAFR from the coding sequence ATGCCCGCCCTGGTCGCCGATTGGACCATCGACATGCTCGACGCACTGCCTGAAGACGGCCAGCGCTACGAGCTCATCGACGGAGTGCTCCACGTGACTCCCTCGCCCAACGAGGGACATGAGGACGTCGCGCGCGAGCTCAGTTATCGCCTGTCCGCGTACTTCGTCAACAGCGATGTCGGCAAGGTGATGATTTCACCCAGCGACGTCTGGCGCGGCGAACGCAATCGCAATCGCGTGCAGCCCGACGTGTTCGTGGTGAAGCGTGTCAACGGAAAGCGCGCCCCGTACCCCTACCATCTGCGCGACCTGCTGCTGGCCGTCGAGGTCGTGTCGCCGTCCAATCCGCTGCTCGATTACCAGATCAAGCGCGATCTGTACCTGCGCGAGGGCGTCGGCGAGTATTGGGTGGTGCACCCCGAGGCGCGCAACATCTCGCGATGGAGTGGCGCGGCCGATCCTGGCGAGGTGCTCAGCACGACGCTGCGCTGGCAGCCGCAGGGCATGGCGGAGTCCTTCGTGCTCGATCTGCCGTCGTTTTTCGAACACGCCTTCCGGTAG
- a CDS encoding FG-GAP-like repeat-containing protein: protein MIDSTIVDGHAIAAGDFSRTGRDDIIVGERGGKRGVCLCRLENDVTDSWSKTPLDAGGMAAAGCAVADLNGDTRPDVICIGSATANLKWYENRP, encoded by the coding sequence GTGATTGATTCGACCATCGTCGACGGTCACGCGATCGCGGCGGGTGATTTTTCGCGCACCGGTCGCGACGACATCATCGTGGGCGAACGTGGTGGAAAACGGGGCGTATGCCTCTGCCGGCTCGAGAACGACGTCACCGACTCGTGGTCGAAGACGCCGCTCGACGCTGGTGGAATGGCTGCGGCTGGCTGTGCGGTCGCGGACTTGAACGGCGATACGCGACCTGACGTGATCTGCATCGGGAGTGCGACTGCAAATCTCAAATGGTATGAGAACCGGCCTTAG
- a CDS encoding radical SAM protein produces MKQPALTDRVRRHLRLTRDAYLPVDGTTPPFLVLFINSICNLTCDHCFYWRELNQRDDLTLDEIKKLSAELGPIDNLNLSGGEPFIRKEFAEIVRTFVRNNGVRQVYVPTNGYFTDKTEAALRSVLEEKDLMLFACEISLDGMPEYHNKFRGNDKSFEKAMETYEMLAALQREDPRLRIHSISTATNQNMGEIWKLTEYLHERCPQMDHHNLAIIRGDRKDPKLLTPPIDRYRALSDHVRTVWRDRDEGRFGAIIEPMLQWAKTESVLQSRQVVPCKAGVLAGVVYANGDVSVCEMHEPLGNLRQSSFRELWNSPKARELRESISAKKCWCTTEVFLWPSIAFQPVPLVRSMVGGRVWEEPKEHPGYSADSFAVAPAPESLGVPERLATESNSAADADVHREA; encoded by the coding sequence ATGAAACAACCTGCTCTCACCGACCGCGTTCGTAGACACCTGCGGTTGACGCGCGACGCCTACCTGCCCGTTGATGGTACCACGCCGCCGTTTCTCGTGCTGTTCATCAACTCGATCTGCAACCTGACCTGCGACCACTGTTTCTACTGGCGGGAACTGAATCAGCGCGACGACCTGACGCTCGACGAAATCAAGAAACTGAGCGCCGAACTCGGCCCGATCGACAACTTGAATCTGTCGGGTGGCGAGCCCTTCATTCGCAAGGAGTTTGCGGAGATCGTTCGCACATTCGTACGCAACAATGGGGTCCGGCAGGTCTACGTGCCAACCAATGGCTACTTCACGGACAAGACCGAAGCGGCGTTGCGTAGCGTGCTCGAAGAGAAAGACTTGATGCTGTTCGCCTGCGAGATCTCGCTCGACGGGATGCCGGAGTACCACAACAAGTTCCGCGGCAACGACAAGTCGTTCGAGAAGGCGATGGAAACCTACGAGATGCTCGCCGCCTTGCAGCGCGAAGATCCACGGCTGCGCATTCACTCCATTTCGACGGCCACCAACCAGAACATGGGCGAGATCTGGAAGTTGACCGAGTATCTGCACGAGCGCTGTCCGCAGATGGATCACCACAATCTGGCGATCATCCGAGGCGACCGAAAGGATCCCAAGCTGCTGACGCCGCCGATCGATCGTTATCGAGCGCTCTCCGACCATGTGCGGACGGTGTGGCGCGATCGCGACGAAGGCAGGTTCGGCGCGATCATCGAACCGATGTTGCAGTGGGCCAAAACCGAGTCCGTGCTGCAGAGTCGGCAGGTCGTTCCGTGCAAGGCGGGCGTGCTGGCGGGCGTGGTGTATGCCAACGGCGACGTCTCCGTGTGCGAGATGCATGAACCACTGGGCAACCTGCGACAGTCATCGTTTCGGGAACTGTGGAACTCGCCCAAGGCACGTGAGCTCCGCGAGTCGATCAGCGCCAAGAAATGCTGGTGCACGACCGAGGTGTTCCTGTGGCCGAGCATCGCGTTTCAGCCCGTTCCTTTGGTGCGCTCGATGGTCGGCGGGCGGGTCTGGGAAGAGCCCAAGGAACATCCCGGCTACTCGGCGGACAGCTTTGCCGTGGCGCCTGCCCCCGAGAGCTTGGGAGTGCCCGAACGTCTGGCGACTGAGAGCAACTCGGCAGCGGACGCGGACGTGCACCGCGAAGCCTAG
- a CDS encoding MBL fold metallo-hydrolase, with the protein MPGHTSGHHGLLVKLREMGPVLITGDLSHVRENYESDGVPTFNTDRAASLASIDRFTRIAKNRKATVIIQHDRPVASLATPPRGPRAVRATSRWAASGPSDSSPPSSRGTAIRSWCTGTTTAHGSLM; encoded by the coding sequence ATGCCGGGACACACATCCGGTCATCATGGTCTGCTGGTGAAGCTGCGTGAGATGGGGCCCGTACTGATCACCGGAGACCTGTCGCACGTCCGCGAGAACTACGAGAGCGACGGAGTGCCCACCTTCAACACCGATCGTGCGGCGTCGCTCGCGAGTATCGATCGCTTCACGCGGATCGCGAAGAATCGCAAGGCGACGGTGATCATTCAGCATGATCGACCCGTCGCGTCGCTGGCGACCCCGCCGCGTGGCCCAAGAGCGGTACGAGCGACGTCGCGGTGGGCCGCATCGGGGCCGAGCGATTCATCGCCACCATCGAGCCGTGGCACGGCCATCAGGTCGTGGTGTACCGGCACCACGACGGCGCATGGGAGCCTCATGTGA
- a CDS encoding glycosyltransferase encodes MTAAPIRQPKRLSVVVAARMPPATLEEVLRSLAAQHGASELDVILADGSPDGSMATIRHRCLPQARHISLPGGNLPALKAAAIRQAEGDFVAMLDPSDAADPDWADQIIAGFADPGVTAVGGVVLQAGSDSAGNVSAYLFEYGAFNPPVTPGDTQGDLPGNNVAYRRAALTDTCADILAAEGFNKPFVHERIRAAGGRLVIRPSMRVRHLTNYAFMAFGVRRFHYGRCFGATRVRRAPHGEKWLFRLFAPAVPPLLMSRHLRRAWQHPANRRLLPRAALALCGVCACWGMGEWLGYWFGPGRSCQELY; translated from the coding sequence ATGACGGCCGCGCCCATTCGTCAGCCGAAGCGCCTCAGCGTGGTCGTGGCCGCGCGCATGCCGCCCGCGACGCTCGAGGAGGTGCTTCGCTCGCTCGCGGCTCAGCACGGGGCGTCGGAGCTGGACGTTATTCTCGCGGACGGTAGTCCGGATGGCAGCATGGCGACGATTCGGCATCGTTGTTTGCCGCAGGCGCGTCACATCTCGCTACCGGGTGGAAACCTGCCGGCGCTGAAGGCGGCCGCCATCCGTCAGGCCGAAGGCGATTTCGTCGCGATGCTCGACCCGAGCGACGCGGCTGACCCGGACTGGGCTGACCAGATCATCGCGGGCTTTGCCGATCCGGGCGTGACGGCCGTGGGCGGCGTCGTCCTGCAGGCGGGCTCGGATAGCGCCGGGAACGTGTCTGCCTATTTGTTCGAGTACGGCGCGTTCAATCCGCCGGTGACTCCGGGAGACACGCAGGGCGATCTCCCCGGCAACAACGTCGCGTATCGGCGGGCAGCGTTGACGGACACCTGTGCAGACATCCTGGCCGCGGAGGGCTTCAACAAGCCATTCGTACACGAGCGCATCCGCGCCGCGGGCGGCAGATTGGTGATCAGGCCATCGATGCGCGTGCGGCACCTGACGAACTACGCATTCATGGCGTTCGGCGTGCGGCGATTTCACTACGGCCGCTGCTTCGGCGCGACGCGCGTGCGACGGGCACCGCACGGGGAAAAATGGTTGTTTCGCCTTTTCGCACCCGCCGTTCCGCCGTTGCTGATGTCTCGACATCTCCGCCGCGCTTGGCAGCACCCCGCGAATCGCCGCCTACTGCCTCGAGCCGCGCTCGCGCTGTGCGGGGTCTGTGCGTGCTGGGGCATGGGCGAATGGCTCGGCTACTGGTTCGGACCCGGCCGTTCGTGCCAGGAGCTGTACTAG
- a CDS encoding N-acyl homoserine lactonase family protein, translating to MTRSLRTVTARLRPAFALSVASFVAALASPTAHVAAQAAPTVTLTRMSCGTNAPPTDVGLRFSDTFAFSGLMVQLTYSCYLVRHNDDYLIWDTGFAMGPGATAPKQSLVDMLAVLKLPTASVKYVGISHYHGDHTGQTRLFPQATLLIGKGDWEALNDPKLAAATNPANFAPWISGGAKVEPLAADKDVFGDGSVMILNMPGHTPGHHSLLVKLRDMGPVLITGDLSHFRENYESDGVPTFNTDRAATLASIDRFKRIAKNLKATVIIQHDQRDVTKLPVFPAAAK from the coding sequence ATGACTCGCTCCCTCCGCACCGTCACTGCACGCCTGCGTCCGGCCTTTGCACTAAGCGTGGCCAGCTTCGTGGCTGCCCTCGCTTCGCCGACGGCCCACGTCGCGGCCCAAGCTGCTCCCACGGTCACGCTCACCCGCATGTCGTGCGGCACGAACGCGCCTCCTACCGACGTGGGTCTGCGGTTCTCCGACACGTTCGCCTTCAGTGGACTCATGGTGCAGCTCACCTACAGCTGCTACCTCGTGCGCCACAACGACGACTACCTGATCTGGGATACCGGGTTCGCCATGGGGCCCGGCGCCACCGCGCCCAAGCAGAGCCTGGTGGACATGCTGGCCGTGTTGAAGTTGCCGACGGCGAGTGTGAAGTACGTCGGCATCAGTCACTATCATGGTGACCACACCGGGCAGACCAGGCTCTTTCCGCAGGCCACGCTGCTGATCGGCAAAGGTGACTGGGAGGCGCTCAACGATCCGAAACTCGCCGCCGCCACGAATCCCGCGAACTTCGCGCCGTGGATCAGCGGCGGAGCCAAGGTGGAGCCGCTCGCGGCCGACAAGGACGTGTTCGGCGACGGCTCCGTGATGATCCTCAACATGCCGGGACACACACCGGGTCATCACAGTCTGCTGGTGAAGCTGCGCGACATGGGGCCGGTGCTCATCACCGGCGATCTGTCGCACTTCCGCGAGAACTACGAGAGCGACGGAGTGCCCACCTTCAACACCGATCGCGCGGCCACGCTGGCGAGTATCGATCGCTTCAAGCGGATCGCGAAGAATCTCAAAGCCACCGTCATCATCCAGCATGATCAGCGGGATGTGACCAAGCTGCCCGTGTTTCCGGCGGCGGCGAAGTAG
- a CDS encoding HupE/UreJ family protein — protein sequence MPFLYSLLVLLLVLVPGHRAHAHEVPASVVVRSYVKPDGARVRLLVRVPLESMRDVSFPTRGAGLLDVARAEPTLRDAAQLWIADGLRLRVGDRALGAPHVIAVRAALPSDRAFDSYDSALRAVRESPLPASTDIPVGQVMLDVLLDVPTAGIVVGNGADLVLEPKWAHLGVRTTTVVTLVLNDGTARVITFDGDPGAVRLDPRWWHAAGRFVVTGMEHMVSGIDHLLFVLCLVLPIRAMRPLVGVVTAFTIAHSITLVASAMGFAPTVLWFPPLVEVLIAGSIVYMALENVVGARVQQRWMIAFAFGLVHGFGFSAALRDQLQFAGSHLLTSLAAFNVGVELAQLAVLAVAVPALRWMFARGVPERMGVIIASAFITHEAWHWLLERAATLRSYRFTPPVLDALFLADVLRGAMGVLIVIGVAWGISGVMRRLSGARVASKAAATGLVLLCGVALVAPRTSRAQAPKTTMQGVYTVAQATKGKNVFNGACLGCHTTASHMGPAFELRWFGRPLSELYGYLSNLMPKSAPGTLTEAEYVWVTAYILKLNGMPAGKVELNAEPDWLKAVRIDAAPSHAPNNAPNHAPSPLEDRWEVRRFRLVPQF from the coding sequence ATGCCCTTTCTCTACTCCCTTCTCGTTCTGCTGCTGGTTCTCGTGCCGGGACATCGTGCGCATGCGCATGAAGTGCCGGCGAGCGTGGTCGTGCGCAGCTACGTGAAGCCCGACGGCGCGCGCGTGAGGTTGCTGGTGCGTGTCCCGCTCGAAAGCATGCGTGACGTGTCGTTCCCCACGCGTGGTGCGGGGTTGCTGGACGTGGCACGGGCCGAACCCACGCTGCGCGATGCGGCGCAGCTGTGGATTGCTGACGGACTGCGGCTGCGGGTTGGTGATCGCGCGTTGGGAGCGCCGCACGTGATCGCCGTGCGTGCGGCGCTGCCAAGTGATCGTGCCTTTGACTCGTACGACAGCGCGCTGCGCGCGGTGCGGGAATCTCCCTTGCCGGCCAGCACCGATATTCCGGTGGGGCAGGTGATGCTCGACGTGTTGCTCGACGTGCCGACCGCGGGCATCGTGGTGGGCAACGGCGCGGACCTCGTGCTCGAGCCCAAATGGGCGCACCTCGGGGTACGTACCACCACGGTGGTCACGCTGGTCCTGAACGACGGCACCGCGCGGGTCATCACGTTCGACGGCGACCCAGGCGCGGTGCGACTCGATCCCCGCTGGTGGCATGCGGCGGGGCGGTTCGTGGTCACCGGCATGGAGCACATGGTCAGCGGCATCGATCATCTGTTATTCGTGCTCTGCCTGGTGCTGCCCATACGCGCCATGCGGCCATTGGTGGGTGTCGTCACCGCGTTCACGATTGCGCATTCGATCACGCTGGTAGCGTCGGCCATGGGGTTCGCGCCGACCGTGCTCTGGTTTCCGCCGCTGGTGGAAGTGCTCATTGCCGGGTCTATCGTGTACATGGCGCTCGAGAACGTCGTGGGCGCCCGCGTGCAGCAGCGTTGGATGATTGCGTTTGCGTTCGGCCTGGTGCACGGCTTCGGATTTTCGGCAGCGCTGCGCGACCAGCTGCAGTTTGCCGGCTCGCACCTGCTCACCTCACTGGCGGCCTTTAATGTCGGCGTGGAGTTGGCGCAGCTGGCCGTGCTGGCCGTCGCGGTACCGGCGCTGCGCTGGATGTTTGCGCGCGGTGTACCAGAACGCATGGGTGTGATCATCGCCTCGGCGTTCATCACGCACGAAGCGTGGCATTGGCTGCTCGAGCGCGCGGCCACTTTGCGGAGCTACCGGTTTACGCCGCCGGTGCTCGATGCTCTTTTTCTGGCGGATGTCCTGCGGGGAGCGATGGGTGTGTTGATCGTGATCGGTGTGGCGTGGGGGATATCGGGTGTGATGCGCCGGCTGTCGGGCGCGCGCGTCGCGTCGAAGGCGGCGGCGACTGGCCTCGTGTTGTTGTGCGGCGTCGCACTCGTGGCCCCGCGCACGAGTCGCGCGCAGGCTCCCAAGACGACCATGCAGGGCGTGTACACGGTCGCGCAGGCCACGAAAGGCAAGAACGTGTTCAACGGCGCCTGCCTGGGCTGCCACACCACGGCATCGCACATGGGGCCGGCGTTCGAACTGCGGTGGTTCGGGCGTCCGCTGTCGGAGTTGTATGGCTACCTGAGCAATCTGATGCCCAAATCGGCGCCGGGTACGCTCACCGAAGCCGAATATGTGTGGGTGACGGCCTATATCCTCAAGCTGAACGGCATGCCGGCGGGTAAGGTGGAGTTGAATGCCGAGCCGGATTGGTTGAAGGCAGTGCGTATCGATGCGGCGCCAAGTCATGCGCCGAACAATGCGCCGAATCACGCGCCGTCGCCGTTGGAAGATCGTTGGGAAGTACGCAGGTTCAGACTCGTCCCGCAGTTTTGA
- a CDS encoding PQQ-binding-like beta-propeller repeat protein, producing MMQRRTKRLVGFALVAGAAVVGATFTRVAPTVAQQGKPLVRGNAYGEWRHWGADQWSTRYSPLEQVNASNFDSLQVAWEWKASAFGKDEYYRTTPIFANGRLFTVASTRRVATALDPETGETLWMYRLDEGIRWQKAPRQFAGRGLSYWTDGRIERVLLVTPGYHLISLDAKTGKPDPLFGKNGVVDLMDGLGYPMVPLAVDDSGPLIISDAAPMRKAKPGETWDPIKKIGADGTVGLDPAAGQIAASSPAMVVGNMIVLGNSSIHGYYPIRSHNVTGTVRGFDVRTGRQAWKFNLVPQPGEFGADTWKNGSKNGTKGVGKNDAWAPYAADEQLGLVYIPVGMPLMDEYGGHRPGNNLYGNSLVALDAKTGLRKWHFQMVHHDIWDYDTPMAPNLMDITVDGKPRKVIAQTTKQGWVYTFDRATGEPIWPMVETPVMKSDVPGEISSPTQPIPSKPAAYSQQGLVEADLIDYTPAIKDSALKMAKRCRMGPYFIPPAAADGKGSTGFKCSWYAPGASGGVNIDGGATVDVETGMMYVASITGMSTAQLQKDPCSEFDYSSPRNSCGLLGAMPAPPGYEGPVRERGGDFAARAGGSIIGGVSIVKPKEFGGITAYNMKSGDKSWWAPNAGMLKVTSRDPLFAGVTLPPQGGRGQAQAITTKTLLIYGTGRSGGAPGEAPKLYALDKTSGKQVGAVEIASKTTAVPMTFLHKGRQYIVFASGAENETQLTALALPVKK from the coding sequence ATGATGCAACGCAGGACCAAACGGCTCGTCGGCTTTGCGCTGGTCGCGGGCGCCGCGGTTGTCGGCGCCACGTTCACGCGTGTCGCTCCCACGGTGGCGCAACAGGGCAAGCCACTCGTGCGCGGCAACGCGTATGGCGAATGGCGCCATTGGGGAGCAGACCAATGGAGCACGCGCTACTCGCCGCTCGAGCAGGTGAACGCCAGCAACTTCGATTCGCTGCAGGTGGCTTGGGAGTGGAAGGCCAGTGCGTTCGGCAAGGACGAGTACTATCGCACCACGCCGATCTTCGCGAACGGCCGGTTGTTCACCGTGGCCAGCACGCGTCGCGTCGCCACCGCACTCGACCCGGAAACGGGCGAGACGTTGTGGATGTATCGCCTGGACGAAGGCATTCGCTGGCAGAAGGCGCCGCGTCAGTTCGCCGGTCGTGGCTTGTCGTACTGGACCGACGGTCGCATTGAACGCGTGCTGTTGGTGACGCCGGGCTATCACCTGATTTCGCTCGATGCGAAGACGGGCAAGCCCGATCCGCTGTTCGGCAAGAACGGTGTCGTCGATTTGATGGACGGCTTGGGCTACCCCATGGTGCCGCTGGCCGTCGATGACTCGGGGCCGCTCATCATCTCCGACGCCGCGCCGATGCGCAAAGCGAAGCCCGGCGAAACGTGGGACCCGATCAAGAAGATCGGCGCCGACGGGACGGTGGGCCTCGACCCCGCGGCCGGCCAGATCGCTGCCAGTTCACCGGCAATGGTGGTGGGCAACATGATCGTGTTGGGCAACTCGTCGATTCACGGCTACTACCCGATTCGCTCGCATAACGTGACCGGCACCGTGCGCGGATTCGATGTTCGCACCGGTCGTCAGGCGTGGAAGTTCAACCTCGTGCCGCAGCCCGGTGAGTTCGGCGCCGACACGTGGAAGAACGGATCGAAGAACGGCACCAAGGGTGTGGGCAAGAACGACGCCTGGGCGCCGTACGCGGCCGACGAACAGCTCGGTCTCGTGTACATCCCGGTGGGTATGCCGTTGATGGATGAATACGGCGGACATCGCCCCGGCAACAACCTGTATGGCAACTCACTCGTGGCGCTCGACGCGAAGACGGGTCTTCGCAAGTGGCACTTCCAGATGGTGCATCACGACATCTGGGACTACGACACGCCGATGGCGCCAAACCTGATGGACATCACGGTCGACGGCAAACCGCGCAAGGTGATTGCGCAGACCACGAAGCAGGGCTGGGTGTACACCTTCGATCGCGCCACCGGTGAGCCCATCTGGCCGATGGTCGAGACGCCCGTGATGAAGAGCGACGTGCCGGGGGAGATTTCGTCGCCGACGCAGCCGATTCCGAGCAAGCCCGCGGCGTACTCGCAGCAGGGCCTCGTAGAAGCCGATCTCATTGACTACACGCCAGCCATCAAGGACTCGGCGCTCAAGATGGCCAAGCGGTGCCGCATGGGCCCGTACTTCATTCCGCCGGCCGCTGCCGACGGGAAGGGGAGCACGGGATTCAAGTGCTCGTGGTATGCGCCCGGTGCGAGTGGTGGCGTGAACATCGACGGCGGGGCCACGGTGGACGTGGAAACCGGCATGATGTACGTGGCGTCGATCACCGGCATGAGCACCGCGCAGCTGCAGAAGGATCCGTGCTCGGAGTTCGACTACAGCTCGCCGCGCAACAGCTGCGGCCTGCTCGGCGCAATGCCCGCGCCGCCGGGATACGAAGGCCCCGTGCGTGAGCGCGGTGGGGACTTCGCGGCGCGCGCCGGTGGTTCGATCATCGGTGGTGTGTCGATCGTGAAGCCCAAGGAGTTCGGCGGCATCACGGCGTACAACATGAAGAGCGGCGACAAGTCGTGGTGGGCACCGAACGCCGGCATGCTGAAAGTCACGAGCCGTGATCCGCTGTTTGCCGGTGTTACGTTGCCGCCGCAAGGCGGTCGCGGTCAGGCGCAGGCGATCACGACCAAGACGCTGTTGATTTATGGCACGGGCCGCAGCGGTGGCGCGCCGGGTGAGGCACCCAAGCTGTACGCGCTCGACAAGACCTCTGGCAAGCAGGTAGGCGCCGTGGAGATTGCGTCGAAGACGACGGCCGTGCCGATGACGTTCCTGCACAAGGGGCGTCAGTACATCGTGTTCGCCAGTGGTGCGGAGAACGAAACGCAGCTCACCGCGTTGGCGCTGCCGGTGAAGAAGTAA
- a CDS encoding glycosyltransferase — protein MATPAMSVVVAGSRPSGPPTGLLHVLGPALQTGRIELLLATARDAGSPITPNTRVVKCRVGSTIPQMRLLGMRAARGGLVALTEDFCVPAPGWVEALIEAHRREGAAVVGGPVARRTGSAADWALTLIEYGRFFRGGPEGTVGDLPSINVAYDAAQLRAVLPADADGLFEVALHARLRAAGARFWRVPDAVMFDHSTTDVRRAAAAQFHHGRLYGGGRVQGHGLLTRLTRTALSPGIPAVLLSRIAREVGAAGQTPQLLRALPALSILLGAWSIGEAVGSILGEGPSGARWTGL, from the coding sequence GTGGCAACGCCGGCGATGAGTGTGGTGGTCGCCGGGTCGCGGCCGTCGGGGCCGCCGACCGGGCTTCTTCACGTGCTCGGTCCGGCACTACAGACGGGACGAATCGAATTGCTGTTGGCGACGGCGCGCGACGCGGGATCGCCGATCACGCCGAACACGCGTGTCGTGAAGTGCCGGGTAGGCAGCACGATACCGCAGATGCGCCTGCTGGGGATGCGCGCGGCGCGTGGCGGGCTGGTGGCGCTGACCGAGGACTTCTGTGTGCCGGCGCCCGGCTGGGTCGAGGCGTTGATCGAAGCGCATCGGCGTGAAGGCGCTGCCGTCGTCGGCGGACCGGTAGCACGCCGCACGGGCAGCGCTGCGGACTGGGCGCTGACCTTGATCGAGTACGGACGCTTCTTTCGCGGCGGGCCTGAGGGCACGGTCGGCGACCTTCCGTCGATCAACGTGGCGTACGACGCGGCGCAGTTGCGCGCCGTGCTGCCTGCAGATGCCGACGGCCTATTTGAAGTGGCGCTGCACGCGCGGCTGCGCGCAGCCGGTGCACGATTCTGGCGGGTGCCCGACGCGGTGATGTTCGACCACAGCACCACCGACGTGCGTCGCGCGGCCGCGGCGCAATTCCATCACGGCCGACTCTACGGCGGCGGGCGCGTGCAAGGTCACGGCTTGCTGACGCGGTTGACCCGAACGGCTCTCAGCCCAGGCATTCCGGCGGTCCTGCTGTCACGAATCGCCCGCGAAGTCGGCGCGGCGGGCCAGACTCCGCAGCTGCTGCGGGCGCTGCCTGCGCTGTCGATCTTGCTCGGCGCATGGTCAATTGGTGAAGCCGTCGGCTCCATACTTGGCGAAGGTCCGAGTGGGGCACGCTGGACAGGTTTGTGA
- a CDS encoding ATP-binding cassette domain-containing protein, whose product MSTPNATAPMVLEGHGLVKRYGQVTALDGTDFEVRAGEIMAVIGDNGAGKSSLIKALSGAMIPDSGEIWLDGARVHFGGPIDARRAGIETVYQDLALAPAMSIAENLFLGREHRRTGLAGSLLRLIDRPRMQREAAEHLRELGIGIRSITQAVETLSGGQRQGIAVARSVAFARHVVILDEPTAALGVKESGMVLDLITRVRDCGLSVILISHNMPHVFQLADRIHIQRMGRRAALVNTREITMADAVAVMTGATGWPAPRVAEADQAAWPSA is encoded by the coding sequence GTGAGTACCCCCAACGCAACGGCGCCGATGGTGCTGGAAGGGCACGGCCTTGTGAAGCGCTATGGCCAGGTAACGGCACTCGATGGCACCGACTTCGAAGTGCGCGCGGGCGAGATCATGGCCGTGATCGGCGACAACGGTGCGGGCAAGTCGTCGCTTATCAAGGCGCTGTCGGGCGCCATGATTCCCGACAGCGGCGAGATCTGGCTGGACGGCGCGCGCGTGCACTTCGGCGGGCCCATAGACGCCCGTCGCGCGGGCATCGAGACCGTGTACCAGGATCTCGCGCTGGCGCCGGCGATGTCGATCGCGGAGAACCTATTTCTGGGGCGCGAGCATCGTCGGACGGGACTTGCAGGGTCGCTGCTGCGACTCATCGATCGCCCACGCATGCAACGTGAGGCGGCCGAACATTTGCGCGAGCTCGGCATTGGGATTCGCTCCATCACGCAGGCCGTGGAGACGCTCTCCGGCGGACAGCGCCAAGGCATCGCCGTGGCGCGCAGCGTGGCCTTCGCGCGACACGTGGTGATTCTGGACGAACCTACGGCTGCGCTCGGCGTGAAAGAGAGTGGTATGGTGCTCGACCTCATCACGCGGGTGCGCGACTGCGGGTTGAGCGTGATCCTCATAAGTCACAACATGCCGCACGTGTTTCAGCTGGCTGATCGGATTCACATTCAGCGGATGGGGCGTCGGGCGGCGCTGGTGAACACGCGCGAGATCACCATGGCGGATGCGGTGGCGGTGATGACGGGGGCAACCGGTTGGCCGGCGCCTCGCGTGGCGGAAGCCGATCAGGCTGCGTGGCCTTCAGCCTAA